From Streptomyces sp. NBC_00370, a single genomic window includes:
- a CDS encoding peptide ABC transporter substrate-binding protein has product MFPARVTERRRWALIAGAAASACALLAGCSGSTGSASASSDSINYALPANFTPNWILPIGTAAHLNTNNGSIAAALWEPLVAYDGSKGTVAWNKEASLATAADFAKDGKSVDVTLGNRHWSDGKPVTSRDVEFWFNVIKANKAQWANYNEGKAPDNWTSFKTVDATHFTITFDRAYNSQWMLANELSLIKPLPQHAWDKTSASAAVSDADKTPAGAKQVWTFLNTAAKNISGYATDPLWKVVDGPYTVKSFATSGKVVLAANKKYDGGEKANIATVNLLPFTTTDAEKNALRAKTVDYGYINAGDLDQKDSFTNNGYAVKPWTGWAITYMPYNFNNPTMGPVFKQLYARQAVQMSIDQTSLSKVIFNGTAVNGYGPIPQAQKSEFVSQVQKDNPYPFSTEKAKALLTAHGWSEQGGVMVCTQPGSSAAQCGAGVTKGTKFEMQVLSQSGSPVTDNMMSAVQSSLSKTGIKFSIKTAPVNSVLSQTPQCTANQSICKWQLSFFGTAGSWYFNAFPTGDSLFQTKGGSNFGNYSNPDVDKLITASTTSTSNDAVQQYSEALAKDLPVIWLPEPDYQISVVKNGLGGFSQDSLANFHPAQWKWTGK; this is encoded by the coding sequence ATGTTCCCTGCTCGCGTGACGGAACGCCGTCGATGGGCACTCATAGCGGGCGCCGCCGCCTCGGCGTGCGCGCTGCTCGCCGGGTGCAGTGGGTCGACCGGTTCCGCGTCCGCATCGTCGGACTCGATCAACTACGCGCTGCCCGCCAACTTCACACCGAACTGGATCCTGCCGATCGGCACCGCGGCACACCTCAACACCAACAACGGCTCCATAGCGGCCGCGCTCTGGGAGCCGCTCGTCGCGTACGACGGGTCCAAGGGCACCGTCGCCTGGAACAAGGAGGCGTCGCTCGCCACCGCCGCCGACTTCGCCAAGGACGGCAAGAGTGTCGATGTGACACTCGGCAACCGGCACTGGAGCGACGGCAAGCCGGTCACCTCGCGGGACGTCGAGTTCTGGTTCAACGTCATCAAGGCCAACAAGGCGCAGTGGGCCAACTACAACGAGGGCAAGGCCCCCGACAACTGGACGTCCTTCAAGACCGTCGACGCCACCCACTTCACCATCACGTTCGACCGCGCCTACAACAGCCAGTGGATGCTGGCCAACGAGCTGAGCCTCATCAAGCCCCTGCCGCAGCACGCGTGGGACAAGACGAGCGCGTCCGCGGCCGTCTCCGACGCCGACAAGACGCCCGCGGGCGCCAAGCAGGTGTGGACGTTCCTCAACACGGCGGCGAAGAACATCTCGGGCTACGCGACCGACCCGCTGTGGAAGGTCGTCGACGGCCCGTACACCGTCAAGTCGTTCGCGACGTCGGGCAAGGTCGTGCTCGCCGCGAACAAGAAGTACGACGGCGGTGAGAAGGCGAACATCGCGACGGTCAACCTGCTCCCGTTCACCACGACGGACGCGGAGAAGAACGCGCTGCGCGCGAAGACGGTCGACTACGGATACATCAACGCCGGCGACCTCGACCAGAAGGACTCGTTCACCAACAACGGCTACGCGGTGAAGCCGTGGACCGGGTGGGCGATCACGTACATGCCGTACAACTTCAACAACCCCACCATGGGGCCCGTGTTCAAGCAGCTCTACGCACGCCAGGCCGTGCAGATGTCGATCGACCAGACCAGCCTGTCGAAGGTCATCTTCAACGGCACGGCGGTCAACGGCTACGGGCCGATCCCGCAGGCCCAGAAGTCCGAGTTCGTCTCGCAGGTCCAGAAGGACAACCCGTACCCGTTCTCGACCGAGAAGGCCAAGGCGCTGCTGACCGCGCACGGCTGGAGCGAGCAGGGCGGTGTGATGGTCTGTACCCAGCCGGGCAGCTCCGCCGCGCAGTGCGGCGCCGGTGTGACCAAGGGGACGAAGTTCGAGATGCAGGTGCTCTCGCAGTCGGGCTCGCCGGTCACGGACAACATGATGAGCGCCGTCCAGTCGTCGCTGTCGAAGACCGGGATCAAGTTCTCGATCAAGACCGCGCCGGTCAACTCGGTCCTCTCGCAGACCCCGCAGTGCACGGCGAACCAGTCGATCTGCAAGTGGCAGCTCTCGTTCTTCGGTACGGCGGGCAGCTGGTACTTCAACGCCTTCCCGACCGGTGACTCGCTGTTCCAGACCAAGGGCGGCTCGAACTTCGGCAACTACTCCAACCCGGACGTGGACAAGCTCATCACCGCGTCCACGACCTCGACGTCCAACGACGCCGTGCAGCAGTACAGCGAGGCCCTCGCCAAGGACCTGCCGGTGATCTGGCTGCCCGAACCCGACTACCAGATCTCCGTGGTCAAGAACGGCCTCGGCGGCTTCTCGCAGGACTCCCTGGCCAACTTCCACCCCGCACAGTGGAAGTGGACCGGCAAGTGA
- a CDS encoding ROK family transcriptional regulator: MSDISAPHRSGARGVPSLASRVLELIASGQAVSRTELAELLGVAPSTISLTVSQLVERGLVAEQGTRASGGGRPRKVLRVGGTDEYAVAADVGGRHARIGVVLPGGDLTDVSTVPFALDDGPETALPRLAETLEELAQARGRERLRGVGLSLPGPVDVESRAVTLPSRMPGWNRFPVGTWLEERFGVTAAVDNDANCMAVGEHAARPGRRGQSIMVKIGSAIGCGIIVDGRLYRGATGAAGDITHVRIDAAGDIPCSCGNTGCLETVASGAALVRVLRESGAAIGSVEDVVRLASDADPQATRAVRQAGRHLGQVLAANVNFFNPDAVYLGGILSTLEPLVAAVRSQLYEACHPLVTEHLTIERASLGADAGLFGAGQFALQRAAAQSADAVADTAPRPVPARRNPAPTGDLTS; the protein is encoded by the coding sequence ATGTCTGACATAAGTGCACCGCACCGGAGCGGCGCCAGGGGTGTGCCCTCCCTCGCCTCGCGCGTCCTCGAACTCATCGCCTCCGGCCAGGCGGTGTCACGCACCGAGCTGGCGGAGCTCCTCGGCGTCGCTCCGTCGACGATCTCGCTCACGGTCAGCCAGCTCGTCGAGCGCGGTCTGGTCGCCGAACAGGGCACCCGCGCGTCCGGCGGCGGCCGGCCCCGCAAGGTGCTGCGCGTGGGCGGTACCGACGAGTACGCCGTCGCGGCCGACGTCGGCGGCCGGCACGCCCGGATCGGTGTCGTGCTGCCCGGCGGCGATCTGACCGATGTCTCGACCGTGCCCTTCGCCCTCGACGACGGCCCCGAAACGGCGCTGCCGCGGCTCGCCGAGACGCTCGAAGAGCTCGCCCAGGCCCGCGGCCGGGAGCGGCTGCGCGGCGTCGGACTGTCCCTGCCGGGCCCGGTCGACGTCGAGTCCAGGGCCGTCACCCTGCCCTCCCGGATGCCGGGGTGGAACAGGTTCCCCGTCGGCACCTGGCTGGAGGAGCGGTTCGGTGTGACGGCCGCCGTCGACAACGACGCCAACTGCATGGCCGTCGGCGAACACGCCGCGCGGCCCGGCAGACGCGGCCAGTCGATCATGGTGAAGATCGGCTCGGCCATCGGCTGCGGCATCATCGTCGACGGGCGGCTCTACCGGGGCGCGACCGGCGCCGCCGGGGACATCACCCACGTACGCATCGACGCGGCGGGCGACATCCCGTGCTCGTGCGGCAACACCGGCTGCCTGGAGACCGTCGCGTCCGGAGCCGCGCTGGTGCGGGTCCTGCGGGAGAGCGGCGCCGCCATCGGCTCGGTGGAGGACGTGGTGCGCCTCGCCTCCGACGCCGATCCCCAGGCGACACGCGCGGTCCGCCAGGCGGGCCGCCACCTCGGCCAGGTGCTCGCGGCGAACGTCAACTTCTTCAACCCCGACGCCGTGTATCTGGGCGGCATCCTCTCGACCCTCGAACCGCTGGTGGCCGCCGTGCGGAGCCAGCTGTACGAGGCCTGCCACCCGCTGGTGACCGAGCACCTCACGATCGAGCGCGCGAGTCTCGGCGCCGACGCCGGTCTCTTCGGCGCCGGCCAGTTCGCGCTCCAGCGCGCCGCCGCGCAGTCGGCCGACGCGGTCGCCGACACGGCGCCCCGCCCCGTACCGGCGCGCCGGAACCCCGCACCCACCGGAGACCTGACCTCATGA
- a CDS encoding M81 family metallopeptidase, which translates to MTTAAGGAVQPSRTPVARPVIAIAGLGIESSTFSPARTEAPAFRPARDADVIARYPFLAPGEPLAAAAQWHGALVGKSLPGGQVTAGAFAELSDELIERLAAMPHLDGLWYDIHGAMTVEGIDDAEALLLRRIRETVGPDVVVSTSMDLHGNVSRELAHQSDLITCYRMAPHEDHMETKERAARNLVDLLVSGAPRPVKAWVPVPVLLAGEQTSTRVEPAKSVYAAVADVEAADGVIDAAIWVGYAWADEPRNRAAVVVTGPSQAAVSAGAERLARGFWESRRGFAFVAPTGSLDACLDDALASADRPYFISDSGDNPTAGGAGDVTWGLQHVLARPEFQDPEGPTVIYASVPGPEAVATARKAGVGATVTVTAGAEVDDRHAGPLTMTGVVHSIRQGDPDAETEVVLRVGSVFAILTTLRKPYHHEHDFTDLALDPRGADIVIVKIGYLEPELFDMSVGWKLALTPGGVDQDLLRLGHHRIRRPMFPFDPDMAEPDLTARIIAPSDEPLTGDDE; encoded by the coding sequence ATGACAACCGCAGCAGGAGGAGCCGTGCAGCCGTCCCGCACGCCCGTCGCCCGTCCCGTCATCGCCATCGCGGGCCTCGGCATCGAATCGTCCACCTTCTCGCCCGCCAGGACCGAGGCCCCGGCCTTCCGCCCCGCCAGGGACGCCGACGTGATCGCGCGCTACCCCTTTCTCGCGCCGGGCGAGCCGCTGGCCGCCGCTGCGCAGTGGCACGGCGCGCTCGTCGGCAAGTCCCTGCCGGGCGGCCAGGTGACGGCGGGCGCTTTCGCCGAGCTGTCGGACGAGCTGATCGAGCGACTGGCGGCCATGCCGCACCTCGACGGCCTCTGGTACGACATCCACGGCGCCATGACGGTCGAGGGCATCGACGACGCCGAGGCCCTGCTGCTGCGCCGGATACGCGAGACGGTCGGCCCCGACGTCGTCGTCTCGACCTCGATGGATCTGCACGGCAACGTCTCACGGGAGCTGGCCCACCAGAGCGACCTCATCACCTGCTACCGGATGGCCCCGCACGAGGACCACATGGAGACGAAGGAGCGGGCCGCGCGCAACCTCGTGGACCTGCTCGTCTCCGGCGCGCCCCGGCCGGTCAAGGCCTGGGTCCCGGTGCCGGTGCTGCTCGCCGGCGAACAGACCTCGACCCGCGTCGAGCCGGCGAAGAGCGTCTACGCCGCCGTGGCAGACGTCGAGGCGGCGGACGGCGTCATCGACGCGGCGATCTGGGTCGGCTACGCCTGGGCCGACGAGCCGCGCAACCGGGCCGCCGTCGTGGTGACGGGACCGTCGCAGGCCGCGGTGAGTGCGGGCGCCGAGCGGCTGGCCCGAGGGTTCTGGGAGAGCCGCCGCGGGTTCGCCTTCGTCGCGCCCACCGGGTCGCTCGACGCCTGCCTCGACGACGCGCTCGCCTCGGCGGACCGGCCCTACTTCATCAGCGACTCGGGTGACAACCCCACCGCGGGCGGTGCGGGCGACGTCACGTGGGGACTCCAGCACGTGCTCGCCAGGCCGGAGTTCCAGGACCCCGAAGGGCCCACCGTCATCTACGCCTCGGTGCCGGGCCCCGAAGCGGTCGCCACGGCGCGGAAGGCGGGCGTCGGCGCGACCGTCACCGTCACGGCGGGCGCGGAGGTCGACGACCGGCACGCGGGACCGCTCACCATGACCGGCGTCGTGCACTCGATCCGGCAGGGCGACCCTGACGCGGAGACCGAGGTCGTACTGCGGGTAGGCAGCGTGTTCGCGATCCTCACCACACTGCGAAAGCCGTACCACCACGAGCACGACTTCACCGATCTCGCGCTCGATCCGCGCGGCGCCGACATCGTGATCGTCAAGATCGGCTATCTCGAACCCGAGCTGTTCGACATGTCCGTGGGCTGGAAACTCGCGCTCACCCCGGGCGGCGTCGACCAGGACCTGCTGCGCCTCGGGCACCACCGGATCCGCCGCCCGATGTTCCCCTTCGACCCGGACATGGCGGAGCCGGACCTGACGGCCCGCATCATCGCGCCGTCGGACGAACCGCTCACGGGCGACGACGAGTGA
- a CDS encoding SAM-dependent methyltransferase, giving the protein MTGPKLQVDTSVSHAARVYDYLLGGKDHYPVDQAVGESLPAGAAEQAKQNRAFMQRAVRWLATQGVDQYLDIGTGIPTEPNLHQIVQQVNPASQVVYTDNDPIVLAHAEALLISHPDGATHYVHADVRQPQRVVDHARQLLDFSRPVALSMIGLLHFLPDEDDPYGIVSTLVAALAPGSYVALSQGASDLSPPEFTRKGTAGYRDGGIKLAPRTREEFSRFFDGLDVVEPGIVRAPQWFRDEPVAPVEDIYLYGAVGRVP; this is encoded by the coding sequence ATGACAGGTCCGAAGCTTCAGGTGGACACCAGTGTGTCCCACGCCGCACGCGTCTACGACTACCTCTTAGGCGGCAAGGACCACTACCCCGTCGATCAGGCGGTGGGTGAGTCACTGCCGGCGGGCGCGGCCGAACAGGCCAAGCAGAACAGGGCGTTCATGCAGCGCGCCGTCCGCTGGCTGGCCACCCAGGGCGTGGACCAGTACCTCGACATCGGCACTGGCATCCCGACCGAGCCGAACCTGCACCAGATCGTGCAGCAGGTCAACCCGGCGTCGCAGGTGGTCTACACGGACAACGACCCCATCGTCCTGGCCCACGCCGAGGCGCTGCTGATCAGCCATCCCGACGGCGCGACCCATTACGTCCACGCCGACGTCCGGCAGCCGCAGCGGGTCGTCGACCACGCGCGCCAACTGCTCGACTTCAGCAGGCCGGTAGCGCTGTCCATGATCGGGCTGCTGCACTTCCTCCCCGACGAGGACGATCCGTACGGCATCGTGTCCACACTGGTCGCCGCCCTCGCCCCGGGCAGTTACGTCGCGCTGTCGCAAGGCGCCTCGGACCTGTCCCCTCCCGAGTTCACCCGGAAGGGGACGGCGGGATACCGGGACGGCGGCATCAAGCTCGCGCCCCGGACGCGCGAGGAGTTCAGCCGTTTCTTCGACGGACTCGACGTGGTCGAACCTGGCATCGTCCGGGCCCCGCAGTGGTTCCGGGACGAGCCCGTCGCGCCGGTCGAGGACATCTACCTCTACGGGGCCGTGGGCCGCGTCCCGTAG
- a CDS encoding alpha-L-rhamnosidase-related protein — translation MPDTTEPGAGPRRRALLRAGAATVVVAAGMRGGTAEAAPRADSAGRDAASGAGHRAAPSGSWDRFNLSPVGRTVRPVAVHSTTGGVDNATYLVKRSGRARTRLTGAGASVTLDFGKEVGGFATLTFGDASDSGQTIGLTYSELSTYISTASSDGSNGGSNNEPPVTYPVDPAGRVSTQTSVPTGGTEAAGTPVSQLRGGFRYLTVVNRTAGSVDLTDVSVDIAFAPNVADLRAYPNYFSCDDDLLTRIWYAGAYTVQTNIVASNQGRVWGPPDVGWNNSARIGESGDTVLVDGAKRDRTVWPGDLGISVLTDYVSLGDLRTVRNSLDTLYRHQAANGALPYAGPAVNFVGNSDAYHLWTLIGTASYLQFSGDTAWATGVYPKFRTALDYITAKIGSDGLLDVTQSADWARTDSDGKNLEANAIMYRTLLAAGTFAEAAGDAATAAACAAKAVALKAAVEAGGYWDAGAGLYRDKPGSTLYPQDGNALAVWFGLTDDAARTAAIGKALAARWTRTGALTPEKSGTSVHPFPGGMEVHAHFEAGLDRNAVDLIRLEWGYMLDAPQGTASTFWEGYRTDGTSDYSGSYMSAAHGWSTGPTSALTFYLLGIAPDPHGAPTYRIAPHPGGVRHAEGQLTTPAGVVAVSWQDRGRDGFDLTVDAPAGAVAEIAVPVPDAAKYVVRVGNKAAWDGTSRAYSARTDGGYVVLTGIPAGSRKITARKR, via the coding sequence ATGCCGGACACGACAGAACCGGGCGCGGGACCCAGGCGGCGCGCGCTCCTGAGAGCGGGAGCGGCGACGGTGGTGGTCGCCGCGGGGATGCGCGGCGGCACGGCGGAGGCCGCGCCCCGGGCCGACAGCGCCGGCCGGGACGCCGCGAGCGGCGCGGGACACCGCGCCGCCCCCAGCGGCAGCTGGGACCGGTTCAACCTCTCACCCGTGGGGCGTACGGTGCGCCCGGTCGCCGTGCACAGCACCACCGGCGGCGTCGACAACGCCACGTACCTGGTCAAGAGGTCCGGCAGGGCCCGCACCCGGCTGACCGGCGCCGGCGCCTCGGTCACCCTCGACTTCGGCAAGGAGGTCGGCGGCTTCGCCACCCTGACCTTCGGTGACGCGTCGGACAGCGGCCAGACGATCGGTCTGACCTATTCCGAGCTGTCCACCTACATCAGCACGGCGTCCAGCGACGGCTCCAACGGCGGCTCGAACAACGAGCCTCCGGTGACCTACCCGGTCGACCCGGCGGGCCGTGTGAGCACCCAGACCTCGGTACCGACCGGCGGCACCGAAGCGGCGGGCACCCCGGTCAGCCAACTGCGCGGCGGTTTCCGCTATCTGACCGTCGTCAACCGGACAGCCGGCTCCGTCGATCTCACCGACGTCTCGGTCGACATCGCCTTCGCGCCGAACGTCGCCGACCTGCGGGCCTACCCCAACTACTTCTCCTGCGACGACGATCTGCTCACCCGCATCTGGTACGCGGGCGCCTACACCGTGCAGACCAACATCGTGGCGAGCAACCAGGGCCGGGTCTGGGGCCCGCCGGACGTGGGCTGGAACAACAGCGCCCGGATCGGCGAGTCCGGCGACACGGTGCTGGTGGACGGCGCCAAGCGGGACCGTACGGTGTGGCCGGGCGACCTCGGCATCTCGGTGCTGACCGACTACGTCTCGCTCGGCGACCTGCGGACCGTACGGAACTCGCTGGACACGCTCTACCGCCACCAGGCGGCGAACGGCGCCCTCCCGTACGCGGGCCCCGCGGTCAACTTCGTCGGCAACTCCGACGCGTACCACCTGTGGACGCTCATCGGCACCGCCTCCTACCTCCAGTTCAGCGGCGACACGGCATGGGCGACCGGTGTCTACCCGAAGTTCAGGACCGCCCTCGACTACATCACCGCCAAGATCGGCTCCGACGGCCTGCTCGACGTCACCCAGTCCGCCGACTGGGCCCGTACCGACTCCGACGGGAAGAACCTCGAAGCCAACGCGATCATGTACCGGACGCTGCTCGCCGCGGGCACCTTCGCCGAAGCGGCAGGCGACGCGGCGACGGCGGCGGCCTGCGCCGCGAAGGCCGTCGCCCTGAAGGCGGCGGTCGAGGCGGGCGGTTACTGGGACGCGGGCGCCGGGCTCTACCGCGACAAGCCGGGCTCCACGCTCTACCCGCAGGACGGCAACGCGCTCGCCGTCTGGTTCGGTCTGACCGACGACGCGGCCAGGACCGCCGCCATCGGCAAGGCGCTCGCCGCCCGCTGGACCAGGACCGGCGCGCTCACCCCGGAGAAGAGCGGCACATCGGTGCACCCGTTCCCCGGCGGCATGGAGGTGCACGCGCACTTCGAGGCCGGACTCGACCGCAACGCAGTGGACTTGATCCGGCTGGAGTGGGGCTACATGCTCGACGCGCCCCAGGGCACGGCGAGTACGTTCTGGGAGGGCTACCGCACGGACGGCACGTCGGACTACTCGGGCTCGTACATGAGCGCGGCCCACGGCTGGTCGACAGGCCCCACCTCGGCCCTGACGTTCTACCTGCTGGGGATCGCCCCCGACCCGCACGGCGCTCCCACCTACCGGATCGCCCCGCACCCCGGCGGAGTGCGGCACGCCGAGGGGCAGTTGACCACCCCGGCCGGCGTCGTCGCCGTGTCGTGGCAGGACCGTGGGCGCGACGGGTTCGACCTCACGGTCGACGCACCGGCCGGCGCCGTGGCGGAGATCGCGGTGCCGGTGCCGGACGCTGCGAAATATGTCGTCCGGGTGGGCAACAAAGCCGCCTGGGACGGCACTTCGCGCGCCTACTCGGCCCGGACGGACGGCGGTTACGTCGTGCTGACCGGCATCCCGGCCGGTAGCCGGAAAATAACGGCCCGCAAGCGCTGA